A stretch of Leptospira andrefontaineae DNA encodes these proteins:
- a CDS encoding tetratricopeptide repeat protein, which translates to MNEPIEKPQAGKEEEDSHFAQIKSLAKEAYRFLDSRQWDKAESKLKELLAKEPSNTYGLVGMGDLHFKRKEFRQALDFYNRCIKEDSSNKFSLMGLMNCYREMNLLNRVIEVAEEYRHITITDASILSRVADAHRKLKNFKESEVYYMQALQINPKDQYVIVGLGHLFFACQRYKDAISWWEKLLVIQPDNIKILTEIGNSYRKIKDFDEAIRYYRRAADLDPRNFFALYGLAESYRGKKDFRKANEFWERILEFDPDNKLIINRYADSLRGMGEFDKALECFNRILSEGEDYFALLGKASSLKMKGARDKAEEIYVDLHKKFPMDPRPVVELSELYSDMGKRDEALKLLNDFHKKQPLNEEVKQKLDSFSE; encoded by the coding sequence ATGAACGAGCCTATTGAAAAACCCCAAGCAGGAAAGGAAGAAGAAGATTCACATTTTGCTCAGATCAAAAGTTTAGCAAAAGAAGCCTACCGTTTTCTGGATAGCAGACAATGGGACAAGGCCGAATCTAAATTGAAGGAACTTCTGGCTAAAGAACCGAGTAATACTTACGGTTTAGTCGGGATGGGAGACCTTCATTTTAAACGAAAGGAATTCAGACAGGCTCTGGATTTTTATAACAGATGTATCAAAGAAGATTCATCCAATAAATTCTCTTTAATGGGGCTTATGAACTGCTATAGAGAGATGAATCTACTCAATCGGGTCATCGAAGTAGCGGAAGAATACAGGCATATTACTATCACTGACGCATCTATTCTAAGTAGAGTTGCGGACGCTCATAGAAAACTCAAAAACTTCAAAGAATCAGAAGTTTATTATATGCAGGCATTGCAGATCAATCCTAAAGATCAGTATGTGATCGTAGGTTTGGGACATCTATTCTTTGCCTGCCAAAGATACAAAGACGCAATCAGCTGGTGGGAAAAACTTTTAGTTATCCAACCTGATAATATCAAGATCCTAACCGAGATCGGTAATAGCTATCGTAAGATCAAAGACTTTGATGAAGCGATCCGTTATTATCGCAGAGCTGCGGATTTAGATCCAAGGAACTTCTTTGCGCTATACGGTTTGGCAGAATCCTATCGTGGTAAAAAAGATTTCCGTAAAGCAAACGAGTTCTGGGAAAGAATTTTGGAATTCGATCCGGACAATAAACTTATCATCAACAGATATGCGGATAGTTTAAGAGGTATGGGAGAATTTGATAAAGCATTAGAATGTTTTAATAGAATTCTTTCCGAAGGTGAAGACTATTTTGCACTTCTTGGAAAAGCTTCTTCCTTAAAAATGAAAGGTGCAAGAGACAAGGCGGAGGAAATTTATGTGGACCTTCACAAAAAGTTCCCGATGGATCCTCGCCCTGTGGTAGAACTTTCAGAACTTTATTCCGATATGGGAAAAAGAGACGAAGCTCTCAAGTTACTAAACGATTTCCACAAAAAGCAGCCTTTAAACGAGGAAGTGAAACAAAAGCTGGATTCTTTTTCGGAATAA
- the ilvB gene encoding biosynthetic-type acetolactate synthase large subunit, with the protein MPKTEAKISGARLMVELLEEYGVDIVFGYPGGAILPFYDELYKSTKIKHILVRHEQGAIHMAEGYARSTGKLGVCIATSGPGATNLVTGLTDAKLDSVPILAITGQVATNAIGTDAFQEADIYGITIPITKYNALIKSADDIARHFQEATLVALGGRPGPVLLDFPKDVQTELTSVRKVDKLKIDSRHYQKPPIGGDLDSFAAALNKAKRPLLYVGGGAINANASKEIKELAEKGNIPVTTTLMGIGAFPGTHQLSVGMLGMHGTAYANKAVLECDYILNLGARFDDRVAKPGEFAENAVRAHIDIDTAEFNKRVSVDYLLHGDLKEVLKALIPKVNKVDRPEWVGFLDTIKKNHPLEFDDSTDTIKPQAFLQKLYEKSKGKAIVSTDVGQHQMWAAQYYLFEEANRWLTSGGLGTMGYGLPAAIGAKFGNPNKTVICVSGDGSIQMNIQELATIAMYKKGVKILIFNNNFLGMVRQWQELFYEERFSESEWNYNPDFVKLGEAYSIKGLKISNKSEIDKALEFFLEDDDARILEVMIPAEEKVFPMIPAGKSQKDMIEFSDTVRAGKK; encoded by the coding sequence ATGCCGAAAACCGAAGCAAAAATCTCCGGTGCCCGCTTGATGGTCGAACTCCTGGAAGAATATGGAGTGGATATCGTCTTCGGATATCCCGGCGGAGCAATTCTGCCATTTTACGACGAATTATATAAAAGTACTAAAATAAAACATATCCTAGTTCGCCATGAACAAGGTGCGATCCATATGGCAGAGGGGTATGCTCGTTCTACAGGTAAGCTCGGAGTATGTATTGCCACTTCCGGTCCTGGTGCCACGAACCTTGTGACTGGACTTACGGATGCAAAACTAGACTCGGTTCCTATTCTTGCGATCACCGGACAGGTGGCAACCAACGCAATTGGAACGGATGCTTTCCAAGAAGCTGATATTTATGGGATCACTATCCCGATCACAAAATACAATGCACTTATAAAGTCTGCGGATGATATCGCTAGACATTTCCAAGAGGCGACCTTAGTCGCTTTGGGTGGAAGACCTGGTCCCGTTCTTTTGGATTTTCCTAAAGACGTTCAGACCGAACTCACTTCCGTCCGCAAAGTAGATAAACTTAAAATAGATTCTAGACATTATCAAAAACCTCCGATCGGTGGAGATCTAGATTCTTTCGCGGCTGCATTGAATAAGGCAAAACGTCCTCTTCTTTATGTGGGAGGAGGAGCGATTAATGCAAATGCTTCCAAAGAGATCAAGGAGCTCGCGGAGAAGGGAAATATCCCTGTTACCACAACTCTTATGGGGATCGGAGCATTTCCAGGAACTCACCAACTTTCCGTTGGAATGCTCGGGATGCACGGAACTGCTTATGCCAACAAGGCTGTATTAGAATGTGATTATATTCTAAATTTGGGAGCTAGGTTTGACGACCGAGTTGCTAAGCCTGGAGAATTTGCGGAGAATGCTGTACGCGCTCATATCGATATAGATACCGCAGAATTTAACAAAAGAGTATCCGTAGATTATCTTTTACACGGAGATTTGAAAGAAGTCCTAAAGGCACTTATTCCGAAAGTGAATAAGGTAGATCGTCCTGAATGGGTTGGATTTTTAGATACGATTAAGAAAAACCATCCATTAGAATTTGATGATTCTACGGATACCATCAAACCTCAGGCATTCTTGCAGAAATTATACGAAAAGAGTAAGGGAAAAGCGATTGTTTCCACGGATGTGGGGCAACACCAAATGTGGGCCGCTCAATACTATCTTTTTGAAGAAGCAAATCGATGGCTTACTTCCGGAGGACTTGGCACCATGGGTTACGGTCTTCCTGCGGCGATAGGAGCTAAATTCGGAAATCCTAATAAAACAGTGATCTGTGTTTCCGGAGATGGTTCTATCCAGATGAATATCCAGGAATTGGCAACCATCGCGATGTATAAGAAAGGGGTTAAGATCCTGATCTTCAATAATAACTTCTTAGGAATGGTCCGCCAATGGCAGGAATTATTCTATGAGGAAAGATTCTCCGAGTCTGAATGGAATTATAATCCTGATTTCGTAAAATTAGGAGAAGCTTATTCCATAAAAGGATTAAAAATTTCTAATAAATCCGAGATCGACAAGGCTTTAGAATTTTTCTTAGAAGATGATGATGCAAGGATCCTAGAAGTCATGATCCCTGCAGAAGAAAAAGTATTCCCTATGATCCCTGCGGGCAAATCCCAAAAAGACATGATCGAATTTTCCGACACAGTTCGGGCCGGTAAAAAATGA
- the ilvN gene encoding acetolactate synthase small subunit: MKHILKILVNNHPGVMSHVSGLFTRRSYNIDSIAVGVTQDPEISNMVIVVKGDDSVVEQVKRQLLKLPDVIEVEDLAYHDCISRELVLVVVKVEDSNRTEIISICEVFQAKIADLTKTTMTIEFSGNTRQVEHFMEMMQKYGIQEIARTGQIALKYRST; encoded by the coding sequence ATGAAACATATACTGAAAATTTTGGTAAACAATCATCCGGGTGTGATGAGCCATGTGTCCGGTCTATTTACCAGAAGAAGTTATAATATAGATTCCATCGCGGTAGGTGTTACCCAGGATCCTGAAATTTCGAATATGGTGATCGTTGTAAAGGGAGATGATTCCGTAGTAGAGCAGGTAAAACGCCAACTTCTGAAACTTCCTGATGTGATCGAAGTAGAGGATCTTGCGTATCATGATTGTATTAGCAGAGAGCTAGTACTTGTAGTGGTTAAGGTAGAAGATTCAAATCGTACCGAGATCATTTCTATTTGCGAAGTATTCCAGGCGAAAATTGCGGATCTGACCAAAACCACAATGACCATAGAGTTTTCCGGAAATACCAGACAGGTGGAACATTTTATGGAAATGATGCAGAAGTATGGGATCCAAGAAATTGCTCGTACTGGCCAGATTGCTTTAAAATACAGATCTACCTGA